The nucleotide sequence AAGTAAAAGACGATATCAACGATGCTTTGGATCTGGCGGCGGACGCTGTGATCCTAGAGGGATTGAGCCTGCAAAAGGCCGCCGACCGGTTCGACATTTCCAAAACGGTCCTGTGGCGACGCGTGCGCACCAATCCCGCCTACATGCGGAACAACCGTGAACGACCATCGCTGATCGAGGCCTACGAGCGGCTGAAGAACGGAGATTCACTGAAGAGCATCAGTACGGAGCTGCAGATCCCCATGTCCACGCTGCACCGGCACAAGGTTCGGCTGTCGGCCCAGGGACGCCTGCCCGACTTTGTGGCCTGCCGCCGGCGTGACAGTACGCCCAAGGACGAGCTGCGGGACAAATTGGCCAAGGCAGTGCACGCCTGCCTAAGTGAGGGAATGTCCCAGAACCATGCGGCCAACCTTTTCGAGATCCCCAAGAGCACGCTCTGGCGACACCTGCAGCGACGTATGTCAAACCAGGACCGAAAGGTCAAGAAAGAGCTGCAGGACGAGTACGACGAAGAAATGCTAAATTAAAAGCCGGCCGCAAAAGTTCTGGTTATTAAGATTTAAAACTGCAATGTTTAAGTTACCATTAAGAAGCCATAAGCTTAGCGTTTAACTGTGTGTCGTCTCATCAATGTACATCAACCTTATCATAGgttttgaaaatgtaaaagGAAAGAGCAGGAAGAGATGCTATACTAGAAGTAGTACTTTAGACGTAGCTCTACATGTAGATACCATTAGCAAACGTAATTTAAGAGTACAGCTGCTCTTATTAATGTTCACTTTATCATGATTGGTTCATTAAATACAACCAAAAATTCAcaaattttttgtttgatgGGGAATATGGCTTACGAGTTATAGGTCGGTCATCCTTTAGATCTGGTTGCACAGCGGTAGTCACAGCGAAGATACTTTTCCCCAGAAAGggtaaaaaaaatatcgatattttcgctGGTTCTTCACATCCCTAGCGTAATCTTTTCCCCGGTATGAAGAGCCCAAGTCGGTGGTCTTGTCATGTCCAGGTTACCTGACCGATCTCTGCTGACCCGGTGCGAGATATTCGTGTATTTCGGCGTCTATATAGCTTATATAGTTGTGGGCCTGTACAAGATCTACGGACTTCGGGATCACATAGCCAAGGAGGCAAAGTTCCAGTTTCCGGAGGGCTGGGGCTTTTATCCCTTCTCCGAGCGGCGGCGAGATGACAGTAACGATGAGCTGGAAAACTTTGGAGACTTCATCGCTAGCTTTTGGCTCTTCTACCTACTCCATGCGGCTGTCCAAGGAGTCGTGCGCTGGAAATTTCCTCGCCTTCAATGCCAGGCATTCGCCGGAGTTTGTGCCCTGGCCCTGGGAGTTAACCTGGACTGGACATCAATGGTCTTACTGGCTGCTTTAATAGCCAGCTACTACCTCGTTTCCCTTGTCACATCCAAGAGCATGGTGTGGCTCTTGTCCGCCGGCTGGATACTGTGCATTAATCTGATGCAGAAGAACGCCTGGTGGACGGATCGCGTTGGCTATACGGAGTACGTCCTGGTGATAGTCACCATGTCCTGGAGTGTGCTGCGCGGCTGCAGTTATTCGCTGTCCAAGATGGGGGCCAAACAGGAGGATCTAGGGAGATACAACCTCATCCAGTACCTGGGCTATGCCATGTACTTTCCCTGCCTGACCTACGGACCCATCATAAGCTACCAGAGATTTGCAGCTAGGCGAGAGGATGAGCAGCAGGACTGGGTACGATTCGTCGGAGGAGTCCTGCGTAGTGCCATCTGGTGGCTGGTGATGCAGTGCGCCCTTCACTACTTCTACATACACTACATGTCGCGGGATGTGCGCATGGTGGAGATGATGGACTCGGTGTTTTGGCAGCATTCCGCCGGTTACTTTATAGGTCAGTTTTTCTTCCTGTACTACGTGGTTACCTATGGCTTGGGTATAGCCTTTGCCCTGCAGGATGGTATCCCAGCGCCCAGCAGACCGCGCTGCATCGGCCGCATTCACTTCTACTCGGACATGTGGAAGTACTTCGATGAGGGCCTGTACGAGTTCCTCTTCCAGCACATATACGCCGAAATGTGCGGCAAGCGATCCTCGCCGGCGGCCAAGTTTGGAGCCACCGCTTTGACCTTTGCCTTTGTGTTCGTATGGCATGGTTGCTACACCTACGTGCTCATCTGGAGCATTCTGAATTTCCTCTGCCTGGCTGCAGAGAAGCTGTTCAAGACGTTGACCTCATTGCCGGAGTACCAGCGGTGGACACAGCGTCATCTGGGAGCAGTGTGTGCTCAGCGGTTGTACGCCATGTTGGCCACACAGCTCTTCATCCCGGCCGCCTTCTCCAATGTCTACTTTATTGGTGGGCAGGAGATCGGTGACTTCCTGATGCGCGGCGCCTACCTCAGTGGAGTGGGCAACTACATGGCCTTGTGCTTCTGTAGCTACTGCTTTTTCCAATGCTCCGAGCTGCTCCTGACCAAGTCGGATGTTCGCTCCAAGATAAAAACTAATTGACCTCTATAAAAGTCTGCTTAGATTTACGTTAAGAAAGACTACTTTTGAACAATTTTGTATTACATCTTGTATTACTTCATGGCTTTATAATTGTTTTGTGATTATtacaaaacaaatatttacttaattttctattcaataaaatcatttataGAACTATAAAGTCTTGATTCATTTTTGTAAAACTCCGTTTTACTTTAGGATTATAATAGGAAAGTATTATTGTATAGAAgcttttttttgattttcctaACTTTCGCCTTCACCAGTATCCTTCCAATCCAGCCATCTGGTTTGCGTACAGGTCGACTGAAAGTTGTCCGGGAAGAGTTCATCCATTATTTCGTCGCAGGTCTGAGTGTGCTGCGTGTTGTACAGACCATCCGGCCAGTGGGTTTGGGTTTGGATGTGGGACAGTCCCAGTTCCTCGAACAGATCGTCGCAAGTCTGGGTGTACATGTGGGCGGAGGTTTGCAAATCGAACATAGGTGCGTTTTCTGGATAGGAGTGGAATTCGCTGCCGACTGCAACTGACTGGGCAACTTGCTCCTGTTCCTCTGGAAAATCATCGGTCATCGTTGCTATATCACCTCTGGTGTCGGGCGTTTGAGTTTCTATATCCCGCAACAGAGGCGCCAACACTTCGTTCCTGATTTTATTCAGATCATCCTCTTCCGTTTGGGTTTCCATGTCCAATTTCTGGGAGGACAGCTCAAGGGAATAATCCATAATGGGAAGGAAGCA is from Drosophila suzukii chromosome 3, CBGP_Dsuzu_IsoJpt1.0, whole genome shotgun sequence and encodes:
- the rasp gene encoding protein-cysteine N-palmitoyltransferase Rasp, translating into MSRLPDRSLLTRCEIFVYFGVYIAYIVVGLYKIYGLRDHIAKEAKFQFPEGWGFYPFSERRRDDSNDELENFGDFIASFWLFYLLHAAVQGVVRWKFPRLQCQAFAGVCALALGVNLDWTSMVLLAALIASYYLVSLVTSKSMVWLLSAGWILCINLMQKNAWWTDRVGYTEYVLVIVTMSWSVLRGCSYSLSKMGAKQEDLGRYNLIQYLGYAMYFPCLTYGPIISYQRFAARREDEQQDWVRFVGGVLRSAIWWLVMQCALHYFYIHYMSRDVRMVEMMDSVFWQHSAGYFIGQFFFLYYVVTYGLGIAFALQDGIPAPSRPRCIGRIHFYSDMWKYFDEGLYEFLFQHIYAEMCGKRSSPAAKFGATALTFAFVFVWHGCYTYVLIWSILNFLCLAAEKLFKTLTSLPEYQRWTQRHLGAVCAQRLYAMLATQLFIPAAFSNVYFIGGQEIGDFLMRGAYLSGVGNYMALCFCSYCFFQCSELLLTKSDVRSKIKTN